The following DNA comes from Nocardia sp. XZ_19_385.
CCCGCACCCCCGGGCCCAGAAGGCCAGGAAAAGTTCGGCAGCATCACCTTCGTCGGCCCTGACCTGTGGACCATCAAGCCCTCCGCCGACGGCAACCGCGTCGAACTGACCCCCTTCGACGGCACCAAGCAGCGCCTTGTCGTGACCCAGCGAAAAATCGCCCCGGGCGCCGGTTACCAGCAGATCGCGGCTGATCTCGAGAACCAGATGAAGACCAAGCCAGCTCTCTCGGACTTGAAGCGCGACTACGTCTTCGGGGGACGCTCCGGGCTCGGATATACCGAAAAGCCCGGTGACGGTTCGACTGTTCGCTGGTTTGTGTTGGTGGAGTACGGGATTCAGGTCAATATCGGGTGTCAGTTCAAGGACGACGGCTGGGATGATCTGAAGGAGACCTGCGAGAAGTTCGCGGGGTCCGTGCACGTGATGCCGGAGCGATAGCAAACGGATCGAGTGGTACTGAATAATTCAGGCCCCCAGCTGATGCTGGGGGCCTGAACAGTTCTGAGCGAATGTCAGAAGAGGTTCGCCATGGCGGTATCGGTGCTCTGCAGCTCGGAATTGCCGCTGCTGACGAGCTGACCGGCGCCACGCAGGGTGTCCTGCAGCTGCTGGACGTGCTGGTTCCAGGTGGCCTGGAACTGCTGGGCAGCTTCCTTAGCAGCACCGCCCTGGGTCTGGAAGAACGCATCGACCTTCTTGTGGAAGTCCTGCAGTTCCTGGCCGATGGACTCGGCGCGCGCGACGATCTGCTGCGCGCCGGCTTCGACACCCTCGAAATTAGCGGAGATAGGCTTGCTCATGTTGGCTCCTATTGAGTGAGAATGAAGTCTGGGATCAGAGCGCGGGCAGATCGAGGCTGGACATCTGAGCCTGGACCTTCGATGCGTGATCGTTGACGTTTTCGTCGAACGAGTTGCTCATCTTGAGGAGCTTCTCGGAGGTCTCCATGAGCTTGTCGTTCATCTTGTCGGCCTGGACGTAGTAACGCTCCATGAACGAGTTGAACGCATCGCGAGCGGCGCCCTGCCAGTTGGCGCCGTTGGTGACGTTGTCCTCGTCGGCCTTGAGCGTCCGGATCGACTGCATCAAGCGGTCGTGCTGCTCCTGGAACTCTTTCGCCTTCGCATTGATCTCTTCAGTTGTTGCAACGAATTGCTGGTTACCCATGCGGGCTTCCTCCTCCTGCTCACTGTCAACGTCCGAGGTGTCAGTTGACTGGTTTCATATTGTTGGACGCGTCCTGGGCCCGATCGGTTCCATCCAGTTCCGAAGAAATTTGGCGGAGTTCGTCATGACTCGTGGCCCGGCGCGAAGTCGACCAGCTACACCGAGGACGGGGGTCTAGATGAGATCCCCCCGGACATCTCGACCGCGGTGCCGTCGCATCGGTCGCTAGCCAGCGCGTGATCCCCTCCTTCCCCCTGCTCGCTACAACTTGTCCGCGAGTGGGCTGGCTGGGCATCACCCTACCCAATGCGATCTCCGCGCGCTACAGCGATTCGCCGAGCACATGACCGCTATCCCCAGGTCACCGACGCCAACGTCGCGCGACCTGGGGTGGCACCGCTCAGCGCGGGCGGGAGTCCTACTTCACAACTTTGGCGATAACCGGAACCAACTTGTCGATCAGCACTCCGGGCGACTGGTCGGTCCAGACCTGAAAGGCCTGTACGGTCGAGAGCTCGTCGACGACGACGATCTTGGCTGAGCTGTTGGCAATGGCGCTCGGCAGTCCCCGGAAGCCGCCATTACCGGCGTCCTTGTCGGTTCGAAATACGATGATGACTTCGGAGTCGATTTCCGACGACGAAGCGTTGATCGACAATTGACGGGGTGACTTCTCGTCTCCCACCGCTTTGTATTTGGGGTTGTATCGGAAGCCGATGTCTTGCAGGAATTTGGACTGCGAACTCGGATTCAATACCGCGGACAGGGTCGCGTTGCCGTAGTTGATCGCGCTGACCGTCTTGCCATCGAACGCCGGATTCTGCTCGCGGACGGTGGCCAGCGAGGACCCACCGGTAGCGGGGGGATCGGACTGGTTCAGGAAGAATGTCCCCGCCGCGATGGCGACGGCTATCACGGCCACGACGGCACCCGGAAGCAGGAATTTCCGCAAACGCGAGGGCGATCCGGAATGACCGTTGCGCGCGGTTGCTACCAGCGCCGGGTCGGTTCGTTCCGTGTGCGCCGCGGGGTCGCCGACCGGGCTGGCGGAGTGCTGGGAATGGTAGTACGACGGTGGCGTGTGCGGCTCGGTCTGATATCCGGTGGACGGTGTCCGCGGGTCGGCCGAGTAGGTCGGCAGCGTTGCCCGCGGATCGGTCTCGTACCCGGGCGCCCGCAGATGCGCAGAGGTCCCGAACAGCGCGGCCTGGGCGTCGAGAATGAATTCGCGGCAGGTGTTGTACCGGTCAGCCGGGTCCTTGGCCATCACTTTCTCGATGACACTGTCAAGCGCGGGGGGAAGTCCCGGCCGGACCGCGCTGATCTTCGGGGGCGGCTCATGCAGGTGGCCCATCATGACCACCGCCGGCATCGTCGACGGGTAGGGATTCTGCCCGGTGACCAGTTTGTAGAAGGCGCAGCCGAGACTGTAGATATCGGCACGCGGGTCCAGGCTGGTGCCGACCAGCTGTTCCGGCGGGGCGTAGGCCACGGTGGCCATGAAGTTTCCGGTTTGGGTCAGGTCTTGACCGTCTTCGGCGGATTTGGCGACACCGAAGTCGGTGAGCAGCACCCGTTCCTCGTCACCATCTTCGGGCGCGGAGAGCAGAAAGTTGGCCGGTTTCACATCGCGATGCAGTAGCCCGCGCCGATGCGCGTAATCAAGGCCCTTCCCCACCTCGGACACGATGCGCAGCGCCCGTTGCGGCGTCATGAACGCCGCCCCTTTTTTCGCCTCCTCAGCGGCATCGGTGCCCTCGATGTACTGCATCGCGATCCACAACTGACCGTCCTCTTCGCCACGGTTGTACACCGCGACGATGTTCGGATGGTCCAGTCCTGCCGCGAGATTCGCTTCCCGCTCGAAACGTGCCCGGAACTCCGCGTCCTCGGAGAGTTCGGAGCTCAGAACCTTCAGGGCGTCGCGACGAGGCAGGATCGGGTTCTGAGCCAGGTACACCGTGCCCATGCCGCCACTGCCCAGCTGCTGAATTACCCGGTACCCACCCACGATTGCGCCGGGCCGCAACGCCATTCGGTCCTCCTTGCGATGTCGAGCGCCCAATGAGCGAGCGTCCGGAGAAATCTAGCAAGCCGCCGCGCCGTATTCGAGCCGCAGTTTACGGATGCGCACGTCTCAGTTGCTGGTGAGCAGTGCGTACTGCGCGGAGATCCGCTGATGCAGATCCGGCAGCTGCTTGCTCCGGGCCTGCACGACGTACCGATCTACGCGCAGAATGCACAGGTGCCCGGTGAGGGTCCGGTTTTCGCCGGATCCTGCGTATTCCGCTCTGCACTCGGCGTTTTCGGCGAGACCTGTGGGCGCGTCGACCAGTTTCTCGTTCTCGCCGAGGCTGGTGGAAAACTTCCAGTTCTGCCACAGCATGTCGGCGCCCTTGGCGGTTCGAGCGCGGAAGACAACGGCATCACCGAACGACACGAACTCGAACCCGTGCTGCTGCATCTCCGGCAGCGTCTTCGAGTCCGGTTGGGAGAACAGACTGACCGCACCGCGGCCCGCGTAGTAGCCATCGGGCTCCGGACGGAACGGGGCCTCGGGGTCGCCGGGCAGCGTCCGGCCCATCACACCATCTGGGTCGAGTCGGATTCGTGGGAGTTCGGCCGCGGGTGTGGGAACGAACTGGCTGAGCAGTGGAATCTGGGCGTCGAGCAACCTCTCGACGTGTCCGGTCAAGGCGGGCAGGTCGGGCGCGGACGTCTTGTCGTCAACCTTGATGAAGACGACATAGCGGTCGTGCACGGTCCACGAGCCGATGGAAGAGATGCCTGGCCGCCAATGTGCATAGGTGTTGGCGTGCTTGGTGATCGGGACTGGTTGATTGTCCGGGTTGTAGGTGAAGTCGTCGTGCTCGAGCGCGGGACCGACCTCCTGTGCTGTCTTCGCATCGGGAAACATGAGCACCGCGACGTTCGCCGTGCGTTGTTTGTCCTCGACTGTCGCTGTGGACCAGGCATTCACCCACCCGGCCACCAGATCCTTTGCCACCTCGTCGAAGGTATCGTTGATGACCAGGTTGCCAAGCGTCTTGCGGTTGAGCACGATGTGGGAGCGCATGAGCCAGGTGTCTTCCACGTAGGCGGGGTCGGCCTCGTAGGGGAGGACGACGTAGTCGGCCAATCGCTGCGCTTCGCGAGCCCGAGCTTGCCGTTCGTTCTTGGCGTTTCCGACCTGCCGTGGTTTCGTCTGGTAGTTGCCGACATCGAGCTTCGACAGATCGGGCTGCACGCGAAGCGGGTTTCCGGGCACCTCCGCGCCGCACCCGGTGACAGCGATGGTCAGGGCGGCAGTGATGAGTAGGCCCCCAGCGACAGCGGTCGGTCTGGATCCGATGGTGAGCTTCATGCGTCCCCGTCCATCATCTACGGCTTGTAGGCAAGCAGCTTGTACTGTGCGGCGGCCATTTGATACAGCTCTTGGGCATTCTTTCCGGTGACCTGCGCTGCGAACCTGTCGTAGGCGAGGAAGCACGTCGGAGGGTAGCGGTCCGAATTGGAAATTTTCGGCTTGGTGGTAAAGCACTGGACTCCGGGCAAATTCGGTGGACTG
Coding sequences within:
- a CDS encoding serine/threonine-protein kinase, whose amino-acid sequence is MALRPGAIVGGYRVIQQLGSGGMGTVYLAQNPILPRRDALKVLSSELSEDAEFRARFEREANLAAGLDHPNIVAVYNRGEEDGQLWIAMQYIEGTDAAEEAKKGAAFMTPQRALRIVSEVGKGLDYAHRRGLLHRDVKPANFLLSAPEDGDEERVLLTDFGVAKSAEDGQDLTQTGNFMATVAYAPPEQLVGTSLDPRADIYSLGCAFYKLVTGQNPYPSTMPAVVMMGHLHEPPPKISAVRPGLPPALDSVIEKVMAKDPADRYNTCREFILDAQAALFGTSAHLRAPGYETDPRATLPTYSADPRTPSTGYQTEPHTPPSYYHSQHSASPVGDPAAHTERTDPALVATARNGHSGSPSRLRKFLLPGAVVAVIAVAIAAGTFFLNQSDPPATGGSSLATVREQNPAFDGKTVSAINYGNATLSAVLNPSSQSKFLQDIGFRYNPKYKAVGDEKSPRQLSINASSSEIDSEVIIVFRTDKDAGNGGFRGLPSAIANSSAKIVVVDELSTVQAFQVWTDQSPGVLIDKLVPVIAKVVK
- a CDS encoding WXG100 family type VII secretion target; this encodes MGNQQFVATTEEINAKAKEFQEQHDRLMQSIRTLKADEDNVTNGANWQGAARDAFNSFMERYYVQADKMNDKLMETSEKLLKMSNSFDENVNDHASKVQAQMSSLDLPAL
- a CDS encoding WXG100 family type VII secretion target; protein product: MSKPISANFEGVEAGAQQIVARAESIGQELQDFHKKVDAFFQTQGGAAKEAAQQFQATWNQHVQQLQDTLRGAGQLVSSGNSELQSTDTAMANLF